In Amycolatopsis jiangsuensis, the following proteins share a genomic window:
- a CDS encoding MFS transporter, translated as MTISVRPARRVKVAVAAAGFTSFALLYAPQPVLPQLAAQYHLDPGSASLAVSVATGALAISVLPIAALSEVVGRRPVILASVVLSTVLGLLLPLMPDYSLLLVLRAVQGVAIAGFPGVATAYLAERLGRAGVAAAVGAMIAGNSIGGMTGRLATGFTAGPLGWRGALYVVAGVSAVCAVVTVVALPRSDGGPGGERQTLRDVGAGLLAAVRQPVLLAQYAVALLGMGSFVALYNAAGFRLTGAPLNLTPAVASLVFLAYALGSVSSATAGRLAARVGRRRAILGVLLAMAIGGVLTISDALPLIVLGFVVLTAAFFAAHSIANGWAAAEAPENARGQVGGLYTLMYYLGSSVGGAVGSVIYGRTGWTWLIAAVVVWLALAGAAIAVGTAARAERQLAPS; from the coding sequence GTGACCATCTCCGTCCGTCCTGCCCGCCGCGTCAAGGTCGCCGTGGCCGCCGCCGGTTTCACCTCGTTCGCCCTGCTCTACGCGCCGCAGCCGGTGCTGCCGCAGCTCGCCGCGCAGTACCACCTCGACCCGGGGAGCGCCTCGCTCGCGGTGAGCGTGGCCACTGGCGCCCTCGCCATCTCCGTGCTGCCCATCGCGGCACTGTCCGAAGTGGTCGGACGGCGGCCGGTGATTCTCGCGTCCGTGGTGCTTTCCACGGTGCTCGGACTGCTGTTGCCGCTCATGCCGGACTACTCGCTGCTGCTCGTGCTCCGCGCGGTGCAGGGGGTCGCGATCGCCGGATTCCCCGGAGTCGCCACGGCGTACCTCGCGGAACGGCTGGGCAGAGCCGGGGTCGCCGCGGCGGTCGGCGCGATGATCGCGGGCAACTCCATCGGCGGCATGACCGGACGCCTGGCCACCGGGTTCACCGCCGGTCCACTCGGCTGGCGCGGGGCGCTGTACGTGGTCGCCGGTGTCTCGGCGGTCTGTGCCGTGGTGACGGTGGTCGCGCTGCCGCGGTCGGACGGCGGGCCGGGAGGCGAGCGGCAGACCCTCCGGGACGTCGGCGCGGGGTTGCTCGCCGCCGTGCGCCAGCCGGTGCTTCTTGCCCAGTACGCGGTCGCGTTGCTGGGTATGGGCTCCTTCGTCGCGCTGTACAACGCGGCGGGTTTCCGGCTCACCGGTGCGCCGTTGAACCTCACGCCCGCGGTCGCGTCGCTGGTGTTCCTCGCCTACGCACTCGGGTCGGTCTCCTCGGCCACCGCGGGCCGGCTCGCCGCTCGCGTCGGACGACGGCGGGCGATCCTCGGCGTACTGCTGGCGATGGCGATCGGTGGCGTGTTGACGATTTCCGATGCGCTGCCGTTGATCGTGCTCGGCTTCGTGGTGCTGACGGCCGCGTTCTTCGCCGCGCACTCGATCGCGAACGGCTGGGCCGCCGCCGAGGCCCCGGAGAACGCGCGCGGCCAGGTCGGTGGCCTCTACACGCTGATGTACTACCTCGGCAGCAGCGTCGGCGGGGCGGTCGGCAGCGTCATCTACGGCCGCACCGGCTGGACGTGGCTGATCGCAGCCGTGGTGGTGTGGCTCGCGCTGGCCGGTGCGGCGATCGCGGTCGGCACAGCCGCCCGCGCTGAACGCCAGCTCGCCCCGTCGTGA
- a CDS encoding LysR family transcriptional regulator, with product MRPIRLWPIIHAVVDERLTAQLAPHLLLLATLRETGNVTRTAELLGVPQPTVSRRLAALSRSLGAPLTVPDGRGVRLTRAAELLAEAAERALTAVDAGARLAREEIEPASGRIVLGFLHLLGRALVPELLRGYRAHAPGARFTLVQGSRQDMLDRLTAGELDLALLAPLPEDERLESVALDEQPIVLSVPAGHRLAGRRTVRVAELADEPFVLLEPGYGLRRITDDLCAAAGFTPKVAFEGQESDTVRGLVAAGLGVALLPLFEPGTPAGVTEITLTPPASRTIGLAWRTGEPQPPAVHNFRNHVLASRRDHPA from the coding sequence ATGCGTCCAATACGTCTGTGGCCGATAATTCATGCTGTGGTGGATGAAAGACTGACTGCGCAGCTCGCCCCGCATCTGCTGTTGCTCGCCACGCTTCGGGAGACCGGGAACGTCACCCGCACAGCGGAGCTGCTGGGGGTGCCGCAGCCGACGGTCAGCCGGCGGCTGGCCGCGTTGAGCCGTTCACTCGGTGCTCCGCTGACCGTGCCGGACGGCAGGGGCGTGCGGCTGACCCGGGCCGCCGAACTGCTCGCCGAAGCCGCGGAGCGGGCGCTGACCGCGGTCGATGCCGGTGCCCGGCTGGCCCGCGAGGAGATCGAACCGGCGAGCGGCCGGATCGTGCTGGGGTTCCTGCACCTGCTCGGCCGTGCCCTCGTACCGGAGCTGCTGCGCGGCTACCGCGCGCACGCGCCCGGCGCCCGGTTCACCCTCGTCCAGGGCTCCCGGCAGGACATGCTGGACCGGCTGACCGCGGGCGAGCTGGACCTGGCGCTGCTCGCCCCGCTGCCGGAGGACGAACGGCTGGAGTCCGTCGCGCTCGACGAGCAGCCGATCGTGCTTTCGGTCCCCGCGGGACACCGTCTGGCCGGCCGACGCACCGTGCGGGTGGCGGAGCTGGCGGACGAGCCGTTCGTGCTCCTGGAACCGGGCTACGGCCTCCGCCGCATCACCGACGACCTGTGCGCCGCCGCCGGTTTCACGCCGAAAGTCGCGTTCGAAGGCCAGGAGTCGGACACCGTACGCGGCCTCGTCGCGGCCGGGCTGGGAGTCGCACTACTGCCACTGTTCGAACCCGGCACCCCCGCCGGAGTCACCGAAATCACCCTCACCCCACCAGCCAGCCGCACCATCGGCCTCGCCTGGCGCACCGGCGAACCACAACCACCCGCCGTCCACAACTTCCGCAACCACGTCCTCGCCAGCCGCCGGGATCACCCGGCGTAG
- a CDS encoding leucyl aminopeptidase family protein — translation MRNPLPAVPTKLPEIEVVAAARRGIPRATLAAAPAEGEEAVRAGEVRELAEDGDSPRWVAGIGEGEPKDFRRAGAALARSLRDAAAESPIRTVQVTLPESVTAAQVGELATGLSLGGYRFVVTASEPKPPVPAVRLIAGDGPAAEFAREVARVRTLAAAAAFTRDLANAPSNVKNPAWLANTAAKVVGEPVRVTVRDEKWLAENGFGGVLAVGGGSASPPRLIELDYRPRSAAQHLLLVGKGITFDTGGLSLKPNDGMHLMRTDMAGGAAVLGAVRAIAELGLPVRVTALVPAAENHVSGGSYRPGDIVRHYGGRTTEVGNTDAEGRMVMADALAYGIERFKPDLVVDVATLTGAMKVSLGLRTGGVFATEDAIAKRVVEAGARVGEAWWRMPLVEDYASGVEGTLGDVRQAPGGPGGIMAALFLREFTEGLPWAHLDIAGPARADKAYDDVVPGASGFAARTLVELAASYAG, via the coding sequence GTGCGTAATCCACTACCAGCCGTCCCCACGAAACTGCCCGAGATCGAGGTCGTCGCCGCGGCCCGGCGAGGGATCCCGCGAGCCACGCTGGCCGCGGCGCCCGCCGAGGGTGAAGAGGCGGTGCGTGCCGGTGAGGTGCGCGAGCTCGCCGAAGACGGGGATTCACCGCGCTGGGTCGCGGGAATCGGGGAAGGCGAGCCGAAGGACTTCCGCCGCGCCGGTGCGGCGCTGGCGCGCTCGCTGCGCGACGCGGCGGCGGAGAGTCCGATCCGGACAGTGCAGGTGACGCTGCCCGAGAGCGTCACCGCGGCGCAGGTCGGCGAGCTGGCGACCGGTTTGTCGCTGGGCGGCTACCGCTTCGTGGTCACCGCGAGCGAGCCGAAGCCGCCGGTGCCGGCGGTGCGGCTGATCGCCGGGGACGGTCCGGCGGCGGAGTTCGCCCGCGAGGTGGCGCGGGTGCGGACGCTGGCCGCGGCCGCCGCGTTCACCCGGGACCTGGCGAACGCCCCGTCGAATGTGAAGAACCCGGCGTGGCTGGCGAACACCGCGGCCAAGGTCGTCGGGGAGCCGGTACGGGTGACCGTGCGGGACGAGAAGTGGCTGGCGGAGAACGGGTTCGGCGGCGTACTGGCGGTCGGCGGCGGCTCCGCCTCGCCGCCGCGGCTGATCGAACTCGACTACCGCCCGCGTAGCGCGGCGCAGCACCTGTTGCTCGTGGGCAAGGGCATCACGTTCGACACCGGTGGCCTGTCGCTGAAGCCGAACGACGGAATGCACCTGATGCGCACCGACATGGCGGGCGGGGCGGCCGTGCTCGGCGCGGTGCGCGCGATCGCCGAGCTCGGCCTGCCCGTGCGGGTGACCGCGCTGGTCCCGGCGGCGGAGAACCACGTGTCCGGCGGTTCGTACCGGCCGGGCGACATCGTGCGGCACTACGGCGGCCGGACCACCGAGGTCGGCAACACCGACGCCGAAGGCCGGATGGTGATGGCCGACGCGCTGGCGTACGGCATCGAACGTTTCAAGCCGGACCTGGTGGTCGACGTGGCCACCCTGACCGGCGCGATGAAGGTTTCCCTCGGACTGCGCACCGGAGGCGTCTTCGCGACCGAGGACGCGATCGCGAAACGCGTCGTCGAGGCCGGTGCCCGTGTCGGCGAGGCGTGGTGGCGGATGCCGCTGGTGGAGGACTACGCGAGCGGTGTGGAAGGCACGCTCGGTGATGTGCGCCAGGCACCCGGCGGCCCGGGCGGCATCATGGCGGCGCTGTTCCTGCGGGAGTTCACCGAGGGCCTGCCGTGGGCCCACCTGGACATCGCCGGCCCGGCCCGTGCGGACAAGGCATACGACGACGTGGTCCCCGGCGCATCGGGATTCGCGGCGCGAACGCTGGTGGAGCTGGCGGCTTCCTACGCCGGGTGA
- a CDS encoding DUF3117 domain-containing protein: MAAMKPRTGDGPLEVTKEGRGLVMRVPLEGGGRLVVELSAEEAKDLGVALQEVTG; encoded by the coding sequence ATGGCGGCCATGAAGCCCCGGACCGGAGATGGTCCCCTCGAAGTGACCAAGGAGGGGCGGGGCCTCGTGATGCGGGTGCCACTGGAGGGTGGCGGCCGGTTGGTCGTCGAACTGTCCGCGGAGGAAGCGAAGGACCTCGGCGTGGCATTGCAGGAGGTCACCGGCTGA
- a CDS encoding enoyl-CoA hydratase-related protein → MTTSEVLLSADADGVRTLTLNRPQAYNSLTVELKERLLAELRAAAEDAGVRAVVLTGTGKAFCAGQDLKEHVGLLQANDPAPLNTVSEHYNPMVRAIIGMPKPVIAAVNGTAAGAGAALAYACDLRIAAESSSFLMAFANVGLGPDSGASWTLQRLIGLGRASELMLLGRKVDSAEALRIGIVGEVVPDEELTARVQAAATKLAAGPTVAYSKIKHVLAVAAQSSLDEALEAEDAAQGALGKTADHGEAVEAFVTKRKPDFQGK, encoded by the coding sequence GTGACCACATCCGAAGTCCTGCTGTCCGCCGACGCCGACGGCGTGCGCACGCTGACCCTGAACCGGCCGCAGGCGTACAACTCGCTGACCGTCGAGCTCAAGGAGCGGCTGCTGGCCGAGCTGCGCGCCGCCGCCGAGGACGCCGGCGTGCGTGCGGTCGTGCTCACCGGCACCGGCAAGGCGTTCTGCGCCGGGCAGGACCTGAAGGAGCACGTGGGGCTGCTGCAGGCGAACGACCCGGCGCCGCTGAACACGGTCAGCGAGCACTACAACCCGATGGTCCGGGCGATCATCGGCATGCCGAAGCCGGTGATCGCGGCCGTGAACGGCACCGCGGCCGGGGCGGGCGCGGCGCTCGCCTACGCCTGCGACCTGAGGATCGCGGCCGAGTCCTCGTCGTTCCTGATGGCGTTCGCGAACGTCGGTCTCGGACCGGACTCCGGTGCGTCGTGGACGTTGCAGCGGCTGATCGGTCTCGGCCGCGCCTCCGAGCTGATGCTGCTCGGGCGCAAGGTCGACTCCGCGGAGGCGCTGCGCATCGGGATCGTCGGCGAGGTCGTGCCGGACGAGGAGCTGACCGCACGCGTACAGGCCGCGGCCACGAAGCTGGCGGCCGGCCCGACCGTGGCCTACTCGAAGATCAAGCACGTGCTTGCCGTGGCCGCGCAGTCCTCTCTGGACGAAGCGCTGGAGGCGGAGGACGCCGCGCAGGGCGCGCTCGGCAAGACCGCCGACCACGGCGAAGCCGTGGAAGCCTTTGTCACCAAGCGCAAGCCGGACTTCCAGGGCAAGTGA
- a CDS encoding DNA-3-methyladenine glycosylase I, producing MTDLLGDDGVARCPWGNSAPDYAAYHDEEWGFPLHGEPELYERLCLESFQSGLSWITILRKRENFRKAFHGFVPAKVARFGEADVARLMQDASIVRNRAKIEAAVNNARAIADLDRPLDELLWSFAPKKHRRPRTLADVPAVTDESKAMAKDLKKRGFAFLGPTTCYALMQATGMVDDHLRDCFRAS from the coding sequence GTGACCGACCTGCTCGGCGACGACGGGGTGGCGCGCTGCCCGTGGGGCAACTCGGCGCCGGACTACGCGGCCTACCACGACGAGGAGTGGGGCTTCCCGCTGCACGGTGAGCCGGAGCTGTACGAGCGGCTGTGCCTCGAATCGTTCCAGTCCGGGCTGTCCTGGATCACCATCCTGCGCAAGCGGGAGAACTTCCGGAAGGCGTTCCATGGCTTCGTGCCGGCGAAGGTGGCCCGGTTCGGCGAGGCCGACGTGGCTCGGCTGATGCAGGACGCGTCGATCGTGCGCAACCGCGCGAAGATCGAGGCGGCGGTGAACAACGCCCGTGCCATCGCCGACCTCGACCGTCCGCTCGACGAGCTGCTGTGGTCGTTCGCCCCGAAGAAGCACCGGCGTCCGCGCACGCTCGCCGACGTGCCCGCGGTGACCGACGAGTCGAAGGCGATGGCGAAGGACCTGAAGAAGCGCGGCTTCGCCTTTCTCGGCCCGACCACCTGTTACGCGCTCATGCAGGCGACCGGCATGGTCGACGACCACCTCCGGGACTGCTTCCGCGCCTCGTGA
- a CDS encoding SRPBCC family protein — MSDLVLSVDVAAPAGTTWLALTDWNRQGEWMLGTSVRVTEGNGRSVGSRLSAFTGIAGVGFTDTMEITSWEPPLRCTVRHLGRIVRGTGTFQVVAKGAGDCTLVWAEHLSLPFGVVGRAGWPVVRPAFALGVRQSLRQFARFAENYSMGDQQ; from the coding sequence GTGAGTGACCTGGTCCTGTCGGTCGACGTCGCGGCACCCGCCGGTACGACCTGGCTCGCGCTCACCGACTGGAACCGCCAGGGCGAATGGATGCTCGGCACGTCGGTGCGCGTGACCGAGGGCAACGGGCGCAGCGTGGGCTCCCGGCTCTCCGCGTTCACCGGGATTGCCGGGGTCGGTTTCACCGACACCATGGAGATCACCTCGTGGGAGCCGCCGCTGCGGTGCACCGTGCGCCACCTCGGCCGGATCGTGCGCGGCACCGGTACCTTCCAGGTGGTCGCGAAGGGCGCGGGGGACTGCACGCTGGTCTGGGCGGAACATCTGAGCCTGCCGTTCGGAGTCGTCGGCCGGGCAGGCTGGCCGGTGGTGCGCCCGGCGTTCGCGCTCGGCGTACGGCAGTCGCTGCGGCAGTTCGCGCGGTTCGCGGAAAACTATTCGATGGGGGACCAGCAGTGA
- a CDS encoding DivIVA domain-containing protein, whose protein sequence is MTTALIYLVVMLLVAAVVFLLAAVVFGRGEELAPLPPGSSPTRLPAEDIHGDDVRQVRFQLVLRGYKMSEVDWVLRRLGGELDELRAHVARLEAAKAGGAHRGPAGE, encoded by the coding sequence GTGACGACCGCGCTGATCTACCTCGTAGTCATGCTGCTGGTGGCCGCCGTCGTGTTCCTGCTGGCCGCGGTGGTGTTCGGCCGCGGCGAGGAACTCGCCCCGCTGCCGCCGGGCAGTTCGCCCACCCGGCTGCCCGCCGAGGACATCCACGGCGACGACGTGCGGCAGGTGCGGTTCCAGCTCGTGCTGCGTGGCTACAAGATGTCCGAAGTGGACTGGGTGCTGCGCCGGCTGGGCGGGGAGCTGGACGAGCTGCGCGCGCACGTCGCCCGGCTGGAGGCGGCGAAGGCCGGCGGCGCGCACCGGGGGCCCGCGGGTGAGTGA
- a CDS encoding glucosyl-3-phosphoglycerate synthase, with translation MSWFERRTWQEPGWSTAAILAAKRGRTVSVVLPALNEEQTVAEVVASVRPLLGTVVDELVVVDSGSTDATAEVAAAAGARVVRREDVLPEVPPRPGKGEVLWRSLAATTGDVLVFLDSDLVDPDPSFVPALLGPMLTETGVHLVKGFYRRPLRLESTGGGRVTELLARPVLSALRPALAELVQPLGGEYAGTREFLETVPFAGGYGVEIGLLMDAEARYGLDALAQVNLGVRKHRNRSLLQLGVMSRQILAAALERSGMPAGETDRFTQFVPVSGEWLPDVTEVPLAGRPPMREVLAGRAGS, from the coding sequence ATGAGCTGGTTCGAGCGGCGCACCTGGCAGGAGCCCGGGTGGAGCACCGCGGCCATCCTGGCGGCGAAGCGGGGCCGCACGGTGTCGGTGGTGTTGCCGGCGTTGAACGAGGAGCAGACCGTTGCCGAAGTGGTCGCCTCGGTGCGGCCGCTGCTCGGCACCGTGGTGGACGAACTGGTCGTGGTCGACTCCGGCTCCACCGACGCGACCGCCGAGGTGGCCGCCGCCGCGGGAGCGCGGGTGGTGCGGCGCGAGGACGTGTTGCCGGAGGTGCCGCCGCGTCCGGGCAAAGGTGAGGTGCTGTGGCGTTCGCTGGCCGCGACCACCGGCGACGTGCTCGTGTTCCTCGACTCCGACCTGGTCGACCCGGACCCGTCGTTCGTGCCCGCGCTGCTCGGGCCGATGCTCACCGAGACGGGTGTGCACCTGGTGAAGGGCTTCTACCGCCGTCCGCTGCGGCTGGAGAGCACCGGCGGCGGCCGGGTGACCGAGCTGCTGGCCCGTCCGGTGCTGTCCGCGTTGCGCCCGGCGCTGGCCGAACTGGTGCAACCGCTGGGCGGCGAGTACGCGGGCACCCGCGAATTCCTCGAAACGGTGCCGTTCGCCGGCGGGTACGGCGTGGAGATCGGCCTGCTGATGGACGCCGAGGCCCGCTACGGACTGGACGCGCTCGCCCAGGTCAACCTCGGCGTGCGCAAGCACCGCAACCGGTCGCTGCTGCAACTGGGCGTGATGTCCCGCCAGATCCTCGCCGCGGCGCTGGAGCGCTCCGGGATGCCGGCCGGCGAAACGGACCGGTTCACCCAGTTCGTGCCGGTGTCCGGGGAATGGCTGCCGGACGTGACCGAGGTGCCGCTGGCCGGACGGCCGCCGATGCGGGAGGTGCTGGCCGGGCGCGCCGGGAGCTGA
- a CDS encoding lysophospholipid acyltransferase family protein: MLSLLVRFVLGPLVRVLYRPRVEGVENVPGHGPVLLAANHRAALDTGVITFTTPRKVRFLGKAEYFTGKGLKGRFIARSLDALGYVPVERGNAQAGLAALEAGRKVLEDGGVFAIYPEGTRSLDGRLHRGHTGVAALALSTGAKVVPVALFGTEGLQPDGARIPRPAKIRVRFGAPLDFSRYEGMESASAIRRSVTDEIMYAILELSGQEYVDSYHKRPDDKSA, from the coding sequence TTGCTGTCCCTGCTCGTCCGCTTCGTGCTCGGCCCGCTCGTCCGCGTGCTCTACCGGCCGCGGGTCGAGGGGGTGGAGAACGTGCCGGGACACGGTCCGGTGCTCCTGGCCGCCAACCACCGGGCGGCGCTGGACACCGGTGTGATCACCTTCACCACCCCGCGCAAGGTGCGTTTCCTCGGCAAGGCCGAGTACTTCACCGGCAAGGGCCTCAAGGGCCGGTTCATCGCCCGCTCACTCGACGCGCTCGGGTACGTGCCGGTGGAACGCGGCAACGCGCAGGCCGGGCTGGCCGCGCTGGAAGCCGGCCGCAAGGTGCTCGAGGACGGCGGCGTCTTCGCGATCTACCCGGAGGGCACGCGCTCTCTCGACGGCCGCCTGCACCGCGGGCACACCGGCGTCGCGGCGCTCGCGCTGTCCACCGGCGCGAAGGTGGTCCCGGTCGCGCTCTTCGGCACCGAAGGCCTGCAGCCGGACGGCGCCCGGATCCCGCGGCCGGCGAAGATCCGGGTGCGTTTCGGTGCTCCGCTGGACTTCTCCCGTTACGAGGGCATGGAGTCGGCGTCGGCGATCCGCCGTTCGGTCACCGACGAGATCATGTACGCGATCCTCGAGCTGTCCGGCCAGGAGTACGTGGACAGCTATCACAAGAGACCGGACGACAAGTCCGCCTGA
- a CDS encoding dihydrofolate reductase family protein: MGAVILHSVVSVDGFIADEHDDVGPLHEWYFGGDTPIRPARDERQYDHSGAGSDFRVSSASAGYVREMWASLGAIVLGRSLFDLVNGWEGQPPAGDHLVVVSHRPKPEGWHPEASCHFVGEVPAAIAKARELAGERAVAVNAGQVGGQVLAAGLVDEVAMDVVPVVFGTGKRYFGALEGRQLLADPHVVIQGEGVLHLRFKVRR; encoded by the coding sequence GTGGGCGCGGTCATCCTGCACAGTGTGGTGTCGGTGGACGGCTTCATCGCGGACGAGCACGACGACGTCGGGCCGTTGCACGAGTGGTACTTCGGCGGGGACACCCCGATCCGGCCGGCCCGTGACGAGCGGCAGTACGACCATTCCGGCGCCGGAAGCGACTTCCGGGTGTCGAGCGCCTCGGCCGGGTACGTGCGGGAGATGTGGGCCTCCCTCGGCGCGATCGTCCTGGGCCGCAGCCTGTTCGACCTGGTGAACGGCTGGGAAGGCCAGCCGCCCGCCGGGGACCACCTGGTCGTGGTGTCACACCGGCCCAAGCCCGAAGGCTGGCATCCGGAGGCGTCCTGCCACTTCGTCGGCGAGGTGCCCGCGGCGATCGCCAAGGCGCGAGAGCTCGCCGGGGAACGCGCGGTCGCGGTGAACGCCGGCCAGGTGGGCGGCCAGGTTCTCGCGGCCGGGCTCGTCGACGAAGTGGCGATGGACGTGGTGCCCGTGGTGTTCGGCACGGGCAAGCGCTACTTCGGTGCCCTCGAAGGCCGGCAGCTGCTGGCCGATCCGCATGTGGTCATCCAGGGCGAGGGCGTGCTGCACCTGCGGTTCAAGGTGCGGCGCTGA
- a CDS encoding LOG family protein yields MRICVFCGSSTGFSPEYAEAAAGVGKLLAQRGIGLVYGGASVGTMGVVADAALAAGGEVQGVIPEVLSSVEIAHGGLTELHVVADMHQRKAKMAALSDAFVALPGGAGTLEELFEVWTWAQLGLHSKPIGLLDVGGYYAQLVSFADHMVTEGFLRQDTRALLTVEADAAKLVDKLTGISAAP; encoded by the coding sequence ATGCGGATCTGTGTGTTCTGCGGCTCGTCCACCGGGTTCTCCCCGGAGTACGCCGAAGCCGCCGCCGGAGTCGGCAAGCTGCTGGCGCAGCGCGGGATCGGGCTGGTCTACGGCGGCGCGAGCGTGGGCACCATGGGAGTGGTGGCCGACGCGGCGCTGGCCGCGGGCGGCGAAGTACAGGGCGTGATCCCGGAAGTGCTTTCCAGCGTGGAAATCGCGCACGGCGGCCTCACCGAACTGCACGTGGTGGCCGACATGCACCAGCGCAAGGCGAAGATGGCCGCACTGTCCGACGCGTTCGTCGCGCTGCCCGGCGGTGCGGGCACGCTGGAGGAGCTGTTCGAGGTGTGGACCTGGGCCCAGCTCGGGCTGCACAGCAAGCCGATCGGATTGCTGGACGTCGGCGGGTACTACGCGCAGCTGGTGTCCTTCGCCGACCACATGGTCACCGAAGGCTTCCTGCGCCAGGACACCCGCGCCCTGCTGACCGTGGAGGCTGACGCGGCGAAACTGGTGGACAAGCTCACCGGGATCAGCGCCGCACCTTGA